A genomic segment from Methanoplanus limicola DSM 2279 encodes:
- a CDS encoding type IV pilin: protein MLKITEHERAEAPIIGTLLMVGLALVFIAVAGVYVFGLPVWKESPKQAYFEIEPVIATEGGYYFKVFNAAGDDILVQSGDEAEIKIIDPNGQMHTVTKGNCLTDFRTGDTGYLFYHKIKEKFVLSAQNPESGNVTGLDGGTWTFILVDTEKDITICRNSIEI, encoded by the coding sequence ATGCTGAAGATAACTGAACATGAAAGGGCAGAAGCACCGATAATCGGTACCCTTCTGATGGTGGGGCTTGCACTTGTCTTCATAGCGGTTGCAGGGGTGTACGTATTCGGACTTCCGGTCTGGAAGGAAAGTCCGAAACAGGCTTACTTCGAGATTGAACCGGTCATAGCAACGGAAGGAGGCTACTACTTCAAGGTATTCAACGCTGCCGGGGATGACATTCTCGTACAGTCCGGCGATGAAGCGGAGATCAAAATAATAGACCCCAACGGACAGATGCATACAGTAACAAAAGGGAACTGTCTTACAGATTTCAGAACAGGGGATACAGGCTATCTATTCTATCATAAAATTAAAGAAAAATTTGTACTTTCTGCACAAAATCCTGAATCAGGCAATGTTACAGGCCTTGACGGAGGAACATGGACATTTATTCTGGTGGATACAGAGAAGGATATAACAATATGCAGAAATTCTATTGAAATATAA
- a CDS encoding uracil-xanthine permease family protein yields the protein MKFRYEVDEKPPLVENVATGIMWAAISLSFVLIIGMIISGMHTDNPGEANFYLQKLLFITGVALVIQVIAGHRLPVVFGPAAVLLVGTISSAGYSPDSVYTAIVISAVIGSLIAAAGLLQFVGRMFTTRVITVVLMLIAFTLIPTILDLIIGDCCDEGVFLKLIFAFSAMMLIIYANRVLKGLWKATILLWIIIIGTAAYFIVFPQELTSFLENGLSAAVYVPEINSIIIHPEFEPGVIISFLICYLALIVNDIGSIQGIGDITEAEGMRERYKRGVFFTGIINAFSGFFGAVGGVNYSTSAGMILDTKNASRYTLIPAGVILVLLAVIPGAVPLMAAIPTLIIGCLLLFVMSSQFSAALYVFFRDLRGKPFDFDNGIIIGFPIILGNLISFLPPDAADSLPLLIRPVVANGFVAGVVSVLILEHIIFRKR from the coding sequence ATGAAATTCAGGTATGAGGTAGATGAAAAGCCACCACTTGTGGAGAATGTCGCCACCGGGATTATGTGGGCGGCTATTTCGCTTTCATTCGTGCTGATTATCGGAATGATAATCTCCGGGATGCACACCGATAATCCGGGTGAAGCGAATTTTTACCTGCAAAAGCTTCTGTTCATAACCGGTGTCGCTCTTGTCATACAGGTTATCGCAGGACACAGGCTTCCGGTGGTGTTTGGCCCTGCAGCAGTGCTTCTTGTAGGGACTATTTCATCTGCCGGTTATTCTCCGGATTCAGTTTATACTGCCATTGTAATTAGTGCGGTTATAGGCTCCCTTATTGCTGCTGCAGGGCTTTTGCAGTTTGTCGGGCGGATGTTTACCACACGGGTTATTACAGTTGTTCTTATGCTGATAGCATTCACACTCATACCGACAATACTTGACCTGATTATCGGAGACTGCTGTGATGAGGGAGTCTTTTTAAAACTGATTTTTGCTTTTTCTGCAATGATGCTGATAATCTATGCCAACCGGGTTCTTAAGGGATTGTGGAAGGCAACAATTCTGCTCTGGATTATAATCATCGGAACGGCGGCATATTTCATCGTTTTCCCCCAGGAATTGACATCATTTCTGGAGAACGGACTTTCTGCTGCGGTTTATGTGCCTGAAATAAACTCTATAATAATTCATCCTGAATTTGAACCAGGGGTGATAATCTCATTTTTAATCTGCTATCTTGCTCTTATTGTAAACGATATCGGCTCTATTCAGGGAATTGGTGATATAACAGAAGCCGAAGGTATGAGAGAGAGGTACAAGCGGGGAGTGTTCTTTACCGGAATTATTAACGCATTCTCCGGATTTTTCGGTGCTGTCGGTGGTGTCAATTACTCAACAAGTGCCGGAATGATACTTGACACTAAGAATGCATCACGATATACCCTGATTCCGGCAGGTGTTATTCTGGTATTACTTGCCGTTATTCCCGGAGCAGTGCCCCTTATGGCCGCCATTCCAACACTTATCATAGGGTGTCTGCTTCTCTTTGTCATGTCATCTCAGTTTTCTGCCGCTCTCTATGTATTCTTCAGGGACCTGAGAGGTAAGCCGTTTGACTTCGATAACGGAATTATCATCGGTTTTCCCATCATTCTTGGTAACCTGATCTCATTTCTGCCACCAGATGCCGCAGATTCACTGCCTTTACTTATACGCCCGGTTGTCGCCAACGGTTTTGTTGCCGGAGTGGTCAGTGTTCTGATTCTTGAGCATATCATCTTCAGGAAAAGATGA
- a CDS encoding HdeD family acid-resistance protein has translation MTENNSLGCAMNFTPGWWTFVLMGLFALIMGTAALVWTPFVILFFGYFIGALVIVYGIITIIQGAKSHEGAGASAALIILGVIAVILGFFAISNILSAWLLVTYLIAFWALMTGFTDFWMAFTGNAGIGYKILLVIAGLLSLFVGFYIMMFPGIGTETMVWILGIFAVAWGIVMVITGLMFRGKTPEEISSSMSEEQQ, from the coding sequence ATGACTGAAAATAACAGTTTAGGGTGTGCAATGAATTTCACACCCGGATGGTGGACTTTTGTCCTGATGGGCCTCTTTGCACTGATTATGGGGACAGCAGCGCTGGTATGGACTCCTTTTGTAATTCTCTTCTTTGGTTACTTCATCGGCGCCCTTGTAATCGTCTATGGAATTATTACGATCATTCAGGGCGCAAAGTCGCATGAGGGCGCAGGTGCATCTGCCGCTCTCATAATTCTCGGCGTTATTGCAGTAATCCTTGGATTTTTCGCAATATCGAATATTCTTTCCGCATGGCTTCTGGTTACATACCTGATAGCATTCTGGGCACTGATGACCGGATTTACTGATTTCTGGATGGCCTTTACAGGAAACGCCGGAATTGGCTATAAGATACTCCTTGTAATTGCAGGTTTACTCTCACTCTTTGTAGGCTTTTACATAATGATGTTCCCCGGAATAGGCACTGAAACAATGGTCTGGATTCTCGGTATTTTTGCGGTTGCCTGGGGTATTGTAATGGTAATTACCGGCCTTATGTTCAGGGGAAAGACACCGGAGGAGATCTCATCTTCAATGAGTGAAGAACAGCAGTAA
- a CDS encoding DUF5518 domain-containing protein — protein MINTSGEQEESMAFWIPAFAGFLVMILLALLFGHAHPMASFAAPVIGGFIAGILVSEGTMEGAKAGFTSGIFGAIIASVLILVGGLAFFGISGLAVGIVVDIVIILIFSLSLGILGMIGGAVGGLFSR, from the coding sequence ATGATTAATACATCCGGGGAGCAAGAAGAGAGTATGGCATTCTGGATTCCGGCATTTGCCGGGTTTCTCGTTATGATTCTGCTTGCACTGCTCTTTGGACATGCTCATCCTATGGCATCTTTTGCCGCACCTGTAATCGGTGGTTTCATCGCCGGAATACTGGTCAGTGAGGGGACGATGGAGGGAGCTAAGGCAGGATTCACCTCCGGAATATTCGGCGCAATTATCGCTTCCGTACTGATTCTGGTCGGGGGACTTGCATTTTTCGGCATAAGCGGACTTGCGGTTGGCATTGTTGTTGACATAGTAATTATTCTGATTTTCTCACTCTCCTTAGGCATTCTTGGAATGATCGGCGGTGCAGTCGGCGGGCTTTTCTCCCGCTGA
- a CDS encoding GNAT family N-acetyltransferase — protein METGIYRDSDFSGILSLDSQSGTDSYASAVYFRHAASIHADTFLVARDEERNIAGYCIGGIIPGNPEDGWILKIYVDCQRRHEGIGRRLLEETIGVLEDSGVKKICLTVSPANEPALLLYQRYGFTPEERIKDYFGEGEDRFLMVRNKSHPEV, from the coding sequence ATGGAAACCGGGATTTACAGGGATTCTGATTTTTCAGGCATCCTCAGTCTTGACAGCCAGTCAGGCACTGATAGTTATGCCTCTGCGGTATATTTCCGCCATGCAGCATCGATACATGCAGACACTTTTCTTGTTGCACGGGATGAGGAGAGGAATATTGCCGGGTACTGTATCGGAGGAATTATCCCGGGGAATCCGGAAGACGGATGGATTTTAAAAATTTATGTCGATTGCCAAAGGAGGCACGAGGGAATAGGCAGGAGACTTCTTGAAGAAACTATCGGGGTGCTTGAAGATTCGGGAGTTAAGAAGATCTGTCTGACGGTATCTCCGGCTAACGAACCGGCTCTTTTATTATACCAAAGATACGGTTTTACTCCTGAAGAGAGAATTAAGGATTATTTCGGAGAAGGTGAGGACCGGTTCTTAATGGTCAGGAATAAAAGTCATCCTGAGGTTTAA
- a CDS encoding tRNA (N(6)-L-threonylcarbamoyladenosine(37)-C(2))-methylthiotransferase, producing the protein MEFLRERKVHFETYGCTFNYADTGKLMDIALSQGCKVVPADEADTVVINTCTVVAQTERAMIRAVQDYSDRDVVVTGCMPVVQAELLRSVRPDIRIILPEEIYRHSERIGHSVEGGVGVVQMGTGCLGSCSYCITRFARGELHSNPVADIVSETERLISEGVHEIQLTGQDVSAYGYDNGENLGTLLKAMAEVEGEFEIRAGMMNPKTVLPYLDEIIDGFLSDKIFKFIHIPVQSGSDRVLSDMGRGYTSADFERIVTEFRKKVPDIRVSTDLIVGFPTESEEDFKETLEMVKRVCPTKVNITRFSVRENTPAAEYKDMPDWIKKERSRALTIAVHDIYNRNNESLIGRIIPVSVTEKKKAGTVIARDRSYNNIVVMGDHSIGESFDAEITGHRTHYLIGEKI; encoded by the coding sequence ATGGAATTTTTAAGAGAGAGAAAGGTTCATTTTGAGACCTATGGCTGTACCTTCAATTACGCTGATACGGGAAAATTAATGGATATAGCCCTCTCTCAGGGCTGTAAAGTTGTCCCTGCGGACGAGGCCGACACTGTCGTTATCAATACCTGCACGGTTGTCGCCCAGACCGAAAGGGCAATGATTAGGGCAGTTCAGGACTACAGCGACCGTGATGTTGTTGTAACGGGTTGCATGCCGGTTGTTCAGGCAGAACTGCTGAGAAGCGTAAGGCCTGACATCCGGATAATTCTCCCGGAGGAGATTTACAGGCATTCTGAGAGAATCGGTCATTCTGTTGAGGGTGGTGTCGGCGTTGTCCAGATGGGAACCGGATGCCTTGGCAGCTGTTCCTACTGCATCACCAGGTTTGCCCGTGGAGAGCTTCACAGCAATCCGGTTGCAGATATTGTATCCGAGACTGAAAGACTGATTTCTGAGGGTGTTCATGAAATTCAGCTTACAGGACAGGATGTAAGTGCCTACGGTTATGATAACGGTGAAAATCTCGGCACTCTTTTAAAAGCAATGGCAGAGGTTGAGGGTGAATTTGAGATCCGGGCCGGTATGATGAATCCAAAGACAGTTCTGCCGTATCTGGACGAGATTATCGATGGATTTCTCTCAGATAAAATCTTTAAGTTTATTCATATCCCCGTCCAGTCAGGTTCTGACAGAGTTCTTTCTGATATGGGTAGGGGTTATACATCAGCAGATTTTGAGAGAATTGTGACAGAGTTCCGGAAGAAAGTCCCGGACATCAGGGTATCAACAGACCTGATTGTCGGATTTCCGACTGAATCAGAAGAGGACTTTAAGGAGACCCTTGAGATGGTTAAGAGGGTCTGCCCGACAAAGGTCAATATCACACGGTTTTCAGTGCGTGAAAACACTCCTGCGGCGGAATATAAGGATATGCCGGACTGGATAAAGAAGGAGAGGTCAAGAGCGCTTACTATTGCTGTGCATGATATTTACAACCGGAATAATGAGTCTTTGATTGGGAGAATAATTCCGGTGTCGGTTACGGAGAAAAAGAAGGCGGGAACGGTCATCGCCCGTGACAGGTCATACAATAATATTGTTGTTATGGGGGATCACAGCATCGGTGAGTCCTTCGATGCAGAGATCACCGGGCACAGAACCCATTATCTGATCGGTGAGAAGATCTGA
- a CDS encoding zinc ribbon domain-containing protein, which produces MEMSSVCQSCGMPLSGDEVRGTEKNGGKSGIYCIYCYMNGEFTVPELTEAEVIGKGGQILAEIYGMPPEKAKELASEQVPLLKRWSGRIVPSCQSCGMPMKDESDFGTEEDGSLNRLYCHFCYSDGEFTEPGLTREGMIQKCAPMMADRFSVPEEKAKIMVENFISGLKRWNE; this is translated from the coding sequence ATGGAGATGAGCAGCGTATGCCAGAGTTGCGGGATGCCGCTTTCCGGAGATGAAGTCAGGGGTACAGAAAAGAATGGTGGAAAATCCGGAATATACTGCATTTACTGTTATATGAATGGAGAATTCACCGTTCCGGAACTTACTGAGGCTGAGGTTATTGGAAAGGGTGGTCAGATTCTTGCAGAGATTTACGGCATGCCCCCCGAAAAGGCGAAGGAGCTTGCATCTGAGCAGGTGCCTCTTCTGAAGAGATGGAGCGGCAGGATAGTCCCGTCGTGCCAGAGCTGCGGAATGCCTATGAAAGATGAGAGTGATTTCGGAACTGAAGAGGATGGCTCTTTAAACCGTTTGTACTGCCATTTCTGCTACAGTGACGGAGAATTTACTGAACCGGGACTGACGAGGGAAGGGATGATTCAGAAATGTGCGCCGATGATGGCAGATCGTTTTTCCGTGCCGGAAGAGAAGGCCAAAATTATGGTTGAAAATTTCATATCCGGGCTTAAACGCTGGAATGAATGA
- a CDS encoding exonuclease SbcCD subunit D C-terminal domain-containing protein: MRILHTSDWHIGHNLYGKSRYEEFEAFFDWLIDCINKERIEALIVSGDIFDTTNPSNRSLEIYYRFLWRLSETGCRYAIITGGNHDSPSLLNAPREILRCMNLHIFGAVTDEIRDHIVVLNNAEGIPCAVVCAVPYLRDRDIRRYRPGLDAEEKGLEMIAAIGEFYRKVADEAEKTVKESGCEIPVIATGHLFAAGGMTTEGDGVRDLYVGKLSAFSPSGFPDAFDYVALGHLHMPQKSGKDHIRYSGAPLPIGFCEAGRKKSVVVADFSSGKTPLLEEITVPCFLPLYSLKGDSAEVAGRLRELIASGEKCSVEIIYEGGASAVEVNRRFSEMVKDTPVEVLRIKNIRIARESEESYDSCTTLEDLDENEVFRRCLAENGVPEEDYGELLCAYGEILAGIHEGDHNAE, encoded by the coding sequence ATGAGAATACTTCACACCTCGGACTGGCATATAGGGCATAACCTCTATGGCAAAAGCAGATATGAGGAATTTGAGGCCTTTTTTGACTGGCTTATCGACTGTATAAATAAAGAGCGCATTGAAGCCCTCATAGTTTCGGGTGATATATTTGATACAACAAATCCGTCCAACCGTTCGCTTGAGATATATTACAGGTTTTTATGGAGACTGTCGGAGACCGGCTGCCGTTACGCAATAATCACCGGCGGCAATCACGACTCTCCCTCCCTTCTGAACGCGCCAAGGGAGATTCTCAGGTGCATGAACCTTCATATCTTCGGGGCGGTGACAGATGAGATACGTGATCATATTGTAGTTCTTAACAATGCTGAAGGTATTCCCTGTGCGGTTGTCTGTGCAGTGCCGTATCTGAGGGACAGGGATATAAGAAGATACAGGCCCGGACTGGATGCCGAAGAGAAGGGCCTTGAAATGATAGCTGCAATAGGTGAATTTTACAGAAAGGTCGCAGATGAGGCAGAAAAAACCGTTAAAGAGTCCGGCTGTGAGATCCCTGTCATCGCAACCGGGCATCTCTTCGCTGCCGGAGGAATGACCACCGAAGGAGACGGCGTGCGTGACCTTTATGTCGGGAAACTTTCGGCTTTCAGCCCGTCAGGTTTTCCGGATGCCTTTGATTATGTGGCGCTTGGCCATCTGCATATGCCGCAGAAATCAGGAAAAGATCATATCAGGTACAGCGGCGCACCTCTCCCGATAGGGTTCTGTGAGGCAGGGAGGAAGAAGTCTGTGGTGGTTGCCGATTTTTCATCCGGAAAAACACCTCTTCTTGAAGAGATTACTGTACCGTGCTTTCTGCCGCTTTATTCCCTTAAGGGTGACAGTGCAGAGGTTGCCGGCAGACTCAGGGAGCTTATAGCATCCGGTGAAAAATGCTCTGTGGAGATTATCTATGAAGGCGGGGCATCGGCAGTTGAGGTGAACAGGCGCTTTTCTGAGATGGTTAAGGATACGCCTGTCGAGGTACTCCGGATTAAGAATATCCGTATTGCCAGGGAGTCTGAGGAATCGTACGACTCCTGCACAACACTTGAGGACCTCGATGAAAATGAGGTCTTCAGGCGGTGCCTTGCTGAAAACGGGGTGCCGGAAGAGGATTACGGGGAACTCCTCTGCGCTTATGGTGAGATTCTTGCCGGGATCCATGAAGGAGACCATAATGCAGAGTAG